The following are from one region of the Salvia hispanica cultivar TCC Black 2014 chromosome 1, UniMelb_Shisp_WGS_1.0, whole genome shotgun sequence genome:
- the LOC125194266 gene encoding uncharacterized protein LOC125194266: MDGDLGSDSDIDINLDELDDILTFEDSDFDLDERNGDGKDGMINESEFDENMDKEDEIWAEGEGEGSGSDGMISIHSSDEEARISRWHVFNAKKDMKDPKFKHGMLFTNKEVLKQAIRQYVIVNKYNVMVVRDENDRVNANCLNREGWMIRASTNKKEKAIQIKKFKDNHKCVLEIPQRHITYKWLSETYKEHLRADPKFFNKSLAHQLEVDFKAKTSRSKLWRARRHALEKVMKSEVEQYGKIRDYAEELKKFNPNSSVFIGTDHLIFQNIYVCIDAYKRGFLAGCRLLVGLDGCFMKGGYKAQLLVDVGIDPNDCIFPIAYGVVDVESRESWTWFVRNLSIDLNIENSGSWTFMSDKENGLIAALDELMPHAEKRFCGRHLWKNLCRATTIKGGPELKDLLWNAAKTTYPTEYYRRMALMKKEDI; encoded by the exons ATGGATGGAGATTTGGGTTCAGATTCTGATATTGATATCAATCTTGATGAGTTAGATGATATTTTAACATTTGAAGATAGTGATTTCGACTTA GATGAAAGGAATGGAGATGGCAAAGATGGGATGATTAATGAATCTGAGTTTGATGAGAATATGGATAAAGAAGATGAGATTTGGGCAGAAGGTGAAGGTGAAGGGAGTGGGTCTGATGGAATGATAAGTATTCATTCTAGTGATGAGGAAGCAAGAATATCAAGATGGCATGTATTTAATGCTAAGAAGGATATGAAAGACCCAAAGTTCAAGCATGGAATGTTATTTACAAACAAGGAGGTGTTAAAGCAGGCTATTAGACAATATGTCATTGTTAACAAGTACAATGTAATGGTTGTGAGGGATGAAAATGATAGGGTTAATGCTAATTGTTTAAACCGTGAAGGATGGATGATCAGAGCATCTacaaataagaaagagaaggCAATTCAGATAAAGAAGTTCAAGGACAATCACAAATGTGTTTTAGAGATTCCGCAGAGACATATCACTTACAAATGGTTGAGCGAAACTTACAAAGAACACCTACGAGCAGACCCCAAATTCTTTAATAAGTCATTGGCTCATCAACTTGAGGTAGACTTTAAAGCAAAGACTAGTAGGTCAAAGCTTTGGAGAGCAAGAAGGCATGCTTTAGAAAAGGTTATGAAATCTGAGGTTGAGCAGTATGGTAAAATCAGGGATTATGCAGAggagttgaaaaaatttaacCCCAACAGCAGTGTCTTTATAGGGACTGATCATCTGATTTTTCAGAACATCTATGTATGTATTGATGCATATAAGAGAGGCTTCTTAGCTGGTTGTAGGCTTTTAGTAGGATTAGATGGTTGTTTCATGAAAGGTGGATACAAAGCGCAACTCCTTGTAGATGTGGGAATTGATCCAAATGATTGCATATTTCCGATTGCATATGGAGTTGTAGATGTTGAAAGCAGAGAATCATGGACCTGGTTTGTGAGGAACTTGTCTATCGACTTAAATATTGAGAATTCAGGCTCTTGGACATTTATGAGTGATAAAGAAAAT GGACTGATTGCTGCTCTTGATGAACTTATGCCACATGCGGAGAAAAGATTTTGTGGAAGACATCTCTGGAAGAATTTGTGTAGGGCAACAACTATAAAAGGTGGCCCAGAACTAAAGGATTTGCTATGGAATGCAGCAAAGACAACCTATCCTACAGAATACTATAGGAGAATGGCTCTCATGAAGAAAGAAGATATCTAA